The genomic stretch TGAAATACCCGTAACAAGCGCTCTGCCGGATTTTAATTTAATCAAAAACCCTCCTGCCTGATTTATATTTTTTTTCTACTATCGGCTATTTTTGTAATTATGTTCTTTAAGCCTTCCTCGTCGCCCGTTTCCAGAAATCCTTTTAAGATATTCGCAGACGCGATAAAATCCTCTAAAGAGGCGGCTATATTTTCGTTGTTCATTAAAAATATATCTGTCCAAATATCGGGCGAAGAAGAGGCAATTCTCGTCGAATCCCTAAAGCCGCTTCCTATAAGGCTGAATGTGCCGTTCCCGCTTTCTTTTCCTCTTTGAATAAAAGATAAAACCGTATCGGATAAAACAAAAGCAATCAGATGAGGTAAATGGCTCGTGTATGCGACGATATTGTCATGAAAATCCGCCGCCAGATAAACGACATTCATCTTAAGCATCTTCCAAAATTTAGCTACCGCTTCAACCTTATCGGTACGGGTTTTGTCGGCTAAATCGCTGTCTTCCTTGATAACAACGCAATTTTTATTCTTAAATAAATTGAAATCGGCATTTTCAGGTCCGGATTTATCTGAACCGCATATCGGGTGGGATCCTACAAAATTTTTAAAGTTTTTGATTTCGGCATTATGCGTAATTACGCTTTTAACGCTTCCGATATCGGTAATAAAAGGCGCGTTTTCAAAGAAAGTTTTATACCTGTCAAAAAGCGTTAATATTGCTTTGGGGGTGGTGCATAATATTACTAAGGAGGTTAAATCGTCCAGAGAGTTGCCGTAACACGGATTCTTATGAGCATCCATATTGAAATCCATGGCATAATCGATGATCCCGCTGGAAAGGCAGTAATCGATTTTTTTTTGAATTATATCATATCCGCTTATTTTTATTTCCGGGTGAATAGTTTTTACCGCCCCTGCAATAGATGCCCCCATGAAACCGAGTCCAATGATAGATATTTCTTTAAACATCAGTAAGTTACTCCGTCAGCCGAAAGCTGTCATCCTCCCCCTTAAAAGAAGGCGATTTTATTTTTCTATAGAAAATTTAAAATTCCCGAATCAAATGGTTTACATGCTTCTATTAACGGCTTCGGCAACCAATCTCCCCCTGTCAAGCAGTTCGCTGAAGGTATTATATTTTAAGGATTGAGCGCCGTCGGAAAATGCCTTTTCGGGTACGGGGTGAACTTCTATCATAAGTCCATCTGCCCCTACGGCAATAGCGGCGAGAGAAAGCGGTTCCACATAGTACCAGACGCCTGCGGCATGCGACGGATCGACGATAACGGGAAGATGCGAAAGTCTTTTTAAAACAGGAACCGCGCTTAAATCAAGGGTATTTCTCGTAGATGTTTCGTATGTTCTTATCCCTCTTTCACAAAGTATAACATCCAGATTGCCGTTTGACATAATATACTCTGCGGACATTAAAAATTCCTGTATGGTTGAACAAAGCCCCCTTTTTAAGATAACAGGTTTTTTAACCTTTCCGACCTCCTGAAGAAGCCTGAAATTTTGCATATTTCTTGCGCCTATCTGTATAATATCGGCATAAGAACATACCAGATCCAAATCCCTTGGGTCCATAACCTCCGTTGCAACTAAAAGCCCTGTTTTTCTCCTTGCCTCGCTCAGATATTTTAATCCTTCTTCTCCCAAACCTTGAAAGGTATAAGGACTTGTCCTCGGTTTAAATGCTCCTCCCCTGAGCACCGATGCTCCCGCCGTCTTAATATTTTCGGCAATTTCCGTAACATTTTCAAGTGTTTCGACGGCACAAGGTCCTGCAATTACGATAATCTTATTGCCGCCTATTTCGATGTTCCCGACTTTAATGACTGTCCTTTCTTTTCCTATTTCTTTTGAAGCCAGTTTATAGGGCTTTGATATTCTTATGGCTTTATCTACTCCGGGAAGCGCCTCCGCCTCTTCAAAAAAGGCTTTAACCGCGTCCTCATGCCCGATACACCCGATAATCGTAACATCTGCCCCTTCGGATATATGTGGCTTTAAACCCGCCTGATCTATTTTATCTAAAATATACTTAACCTGCTGTTCCGTAGCTCCTTTTTTTAACACCAAAATCATTTATCGTCTCCCATGCTATTTTATTCTTATATTATTTTAATCGTTTTTCATTAGTTTTAAAATATGCTTAGCAGAATTTTTCGTTTATCGTTTTATTTTACCTTATTGAAATAAAATTGTAAAAAACTTTTATATACCCAAAATTATATAACTTTGCCCAAGGCTTTAATTAATCTAATATTTTCCCTGCGCGTACCGATAGTTATTCTGACCATATCGTCATATCCAAACCTATCCATGGGCCTTATGATAATGCCCATATTTAAAAGTTTCTCGTATATGTCTGCCGCTTTCCGTCCTTTTAGTTTTACCAGTATAAAATTAGCGCCCGTTTCGACAAATTCTATGCCTAATATCCCTAAAGCCGAATAGAGATAATTTTTTTCGGCCTCGTTAGTTTCGACTACCTTTTTAACATATTCCTTGTCCTTTAAAGCAGCCTGCGCACCCGCTAAAGACAGGGAATTTACATTAAACGGCTCCCTTACCCTGTCCATTAGAGATATTAAATCCTTATGCCCAATTCCGTATCCCACTCTAAGTCCTGCCAACCCGTACACCTTCGAAAAAGTCCTTAAAACAATCACATTTGGAAAATCTGCAATATCCGTTTCATCTATCAGCGATTTTCCCATGTACTCTATGTAAGCCTCGTCGATTATAACCAGAATGTTATCCTTAACCTTTTTAATAAAATCTTTTATTATGCGGTTTGAAAAAAAAGTCCCCGTCGGATTGTTCGGATTAGAAATAAAAATAACTTTGGTTTTATCGTCTATTAATTTATACATATCGTCCAAATTTAGGGCGTAATCCTTAAGCTTGCTTATTTTTAACTTTAAACCTAATTGTTCTCCTGCAAGGTAATATGCGACAAACGAAGGAAACGGGGCAATCAGATTTTCGTTCCTCTTGCAAAATGTCCTGACGGCTATATCTATTAACTCGTTAGAGCCGTTTCCCAGAATAAAATTTTCGGGTTTTAACTTATCCGATTTAACACCTGCCGCCTTAAAAAAATGAACCAGTTCCTCCTTCAGGTAAAAGCCGGAGCCGTCGGGATATCTGTTTAAATTTTTAAGACAGGATTTAATGGATTTGAGCGCTCCTTGAGAAGGGCATGACGGATTTTCATTCGAGGCTAATTTTACTATATTTTTAATACCCTTTTCCCTTTCCACCTCTTCTATGGGTTTTCCGGGAATATACGGGTTTATTTTATAGATATAATCTGGAGCCTTTACATTAAAAGATTTCATATATAATTTACCTTGTTTTTTATACCGCTTACTTATGCGAACCCGTAAATTTTACAGAAGCCGCAGGTTTTTTAACGGAATAGTCTTTTGGCTTAGCTATCTTCTTTATGTCTGCGGTAGTATTTTGAATAACAGCCCTTTCGTAAATCTTAACCCATGCGCAATCCAAATTCTCGTCAACCTCGCATTTATAATTTTTCATCCCGCCGCAGGGACCATTCAAAAGCCCTTTTGGACACAATGTTACGGGGCAAATTCCTCCTGTTTCGTTTAAAACGCATTTCCCGCACAAAGAACACATCTCCTTCAAAGAAGAGAGGTTTTCGATATTGCCCAAAAACATCGTATCGACGCCGGAGATTACCATTTTTGAATCGTCAAGCGCATTAACCGCCGATTGCACGCCGCTTCCGCAGGATAGAACCAATATTGAAGCGGATTTGGCAACAAATTCTTTATTATCCCTGACCGCTTTTCTAACCTTTTGGAGGTGGCACATTGCATCTATTACATAAGTTCCGTTTACGGAGATATTTTTATCCTCCAGAATCCCCTTCATTGCCGCAACTTCTTTCGGGCCTCCCGTCCTCGAGGTATCGGAGCATATCCCGCATCCAAATATAAAAACGGAACCGCGGATTTTTTTAATTATATCTTCTAATTCCTTTTGTTTGGTAACTATCATATATTCTCATCAATCTTATTAGATAACATTGCCGCCTTGGCGGTATTTTCCATTAAAACCGAAACGGTCACGGGTCCAACGCCGCCGGGGACGGGGGTTATTTTGGAAACCTTGCTTATAACCTTTTCGAAATTTACATCTCCGCAAATATGCCCATCAAGCCTTGAAATGCCGACATCGATTACAACCGCGTCGTCTTTTAAATAGCTGTCATCGATAAGATTTGCCTTGCCTGCGGCTGAAATTAAAATATCTGCCCCCTTTGTAAAACATTTAATATCTTTTGTGAAAATATTGAGCGAGACAACGGTGGCAAGCCTGTTTATAAGCATTATAGCAAGAGGCTTCCCTACGATATTGCTTTGTCCTATTATGACGCAATTTTCCCCTTTAACCGAAATATCGTAATAATCGAGCATTTTAATAATTCCATATGGGGTACAGGGGTAAAAAGGCGAATTTTCCGTAAAAATCTTTCCTACATTTAAAGGGTGGAAGCCGTCAACATCCTTATTGGGGCAGATTGCATCCATAACGGCTTTTGCATTTATATGAGGCGGCAGGGGAAGCTGGACTAAAATTCCGTGGACTAAAGGGTCGTTATTTAATTCCTCTATCTTGTTCAAAAGCTCTTTTTCGGTTAAGCCTTCAGGGTAAATAAATTTTTGGGATAGTATCCCGCACCTTTCGGCGGCGCGTTCTTTATTCCTGACATATATAACGGAAGCCTTGTTTTCTCCAACCAAAATGACGGCGATTAACGGCACTATTCCCGCTTTTTTTAACCCGCTGACTTTAAGCGCTACGGAAGATTCTAATTCTCCGGCTATTAACCTGCCATCGATAATCTTTTCTTTAAATTTATCATAACAACTATTATTATTTATGTAATTATTTGATGTCATTAATTTAAATTTAATTAAATTAAACCGTAGCGGGCAATATTTTCATCGGCTATCTTTTGTATCTTTTCTATTTCCGTTTTGCCGGCCTCATCCTTAAACAGATGTTTAAATCTTCCTTGGAGCTTAAGATATTCCTCGACCGGAATCTTTTTACTTATCTTTTTGACGGAAATTATCCTGTCATATTCTGCTTCAAATAAAGGATAAAGACCTGTCTGAACCGCGAGTTGGGCAATTTTAACGGAATATCTCGGTTCATATTTCCACCCTGGAACGCAGGGAACATCTATTTGCAGATACTTGGCGCCCTTTATGGATTTGGCCTTTTTAACCTTTTTTTGAAGGTCAATGGGATAACCGGCGGATGCAACCGCGGTGTACGGAATTCTGTGGGCCATGGCAATCTCCGGCATATATTTTTTAGGCCGTGAATTACCGAACGACTTTTTTCCCGAAGGGCTTGTGGTGGTGTAAGCGTCGAAAGGCGTAAGTCCGCTTCTTTGATAGCCGGTATTCATATATGCCCCGTTGTCATAGCAAATGTACAGGACATCGTGGTTTCTTTCGAACATGCCGCTAAGCGCCTGAAGCCCTATATCGGCCGTCCCCCCGTCCCCCCCCTGCGCTATTACCGTTATGTCGTCTTTTTTCCCCATAGCCTTAAGGGCGGCTTCAATGCCGGATGCTACCGCGGCAGAATTTTCGAAAAGAGAATGAATCCACGGAATTCTCCATGAGGACTCGGGATAGCGGGTTGAAAACACCTCAAGACACCCGGTTGCAGCGGTTGCTATGGTATTTTTGCCGAGAACTTCGAGTATCAGCTTAACAGCCATAGATTGAGCGCAGCCGGAACATCCCGTATGCCCCATCGTAAAAAGCTCGGTATGTGTTTCCTCTTTAGTTAGCATAATTTATTTTCCTATTTATATTTTAATTTATTTAATTTTTAAAGATACTGCTGGGATAATCCTACAAACTCGCCATCAACGTTTTCTTCCTTTTCCGCCCTCATAACAAGGTCATAAATATTTTTAGGAGTAATATCCCTGCCGCCAAGCCCGATTGTATATCCATTAACGCTGATAGAGGTCATTTTATGCTTATAAAGAACATCCCTTATTTCCATAGAAAGAATCCCGCCCTTGCCAAGCGATATTGCCTTTTCTATCACTATAACATTCTGTGCATTTTGAAGAGCATCCGCAATCTCGTCTTCAGGAAAAGGTCTAAAGGAACGAACCTTTAAAACGCCAATCTTTTTTCCCGATTCTCTTAATTCGTCGACAACGTCTTTTATGGTTCCAAGCACGGATCCCATTGCGACAATAACTATTTTTGCGTCATCCATTTTATAGGCATCTATCAAGGCGCCTTGAAATTTGCCGAACATTTCCTTGTATTCCTGTGCTGCCTGTATTATATAGCGCTTGGAATTATTGACGGCGTTCGAAAGATTATACCTCGATTCCATATAAACGGAAGGTTCGCCCAGCGTTCCAAAAGAATAAGGATTATCTACATCGAGCTTATATTCCATATTTAAGGGCGGCAAATACTCCCTGACCTTTTCGATGCTGTCTATTGTCTCTACAACCTCGAATGTATGCGTTAAAACAAAACCATCGACATTGACCGTGACCGGAAGCATAACATCAGGATTTTCGGCAATTTTAAACGCTTGAATATGCATATCGTACGCCTCCTGATTATTTTCCGCAATGAGCGTAATTGCGCCCGTATCTCTGATCGCCATTGCGTCCTGCATATCGTTCCAAATGTTTATCGGCGCGGAAACAGCTCTGTTTGCGATAGTTAAAACAACGGGAAGCCTCATGCCCGCGATGTTGTATATCACCTCTTCCATATATAAAAGCCCCTGGGAAGCCGTTGCGGTATAAGTTCTAACCCCGCAAGCGCTGGCGCCCAAAACAACGGAAGCCGCCGAGTGTTCGCTTTCAACCATAATAAATTCCGCTTTTAAATCACCGTCGGCAACCATTTGAGAAAGATGTTCCACAATATGGGTTTGCGGGGTAATTGGATAAGCAGAAATAACATGGGGCTCGGTCATCCTCACCCCGTCCGAAATAGCCATTGACCCTTCAAGAACCTTTTTCATAATATATTCACCGGATTAAAAATTTATTTAAATGAATATTAATATCAATATCAATCTAATGCTAATCACAATTTATTTTTCTATTAGAACCATATCTATATCGTCAACGGGGCATTCTTCGGCGCATATGCCGCACCCCTTGCAGTAATCTGCATCATAATCGTATATTTTTGTTTTCTTGTCGCCATAGACAACCCCTTCAGGACAAAAATAAATACAAAGATTGCATCCCGTGCATTTTTCCTGTTTAAACACAGGATTTTCATTTGCAAAAGACCCTGTTTTATTCGAAAGAGCCGCTCCCGGAAGGGCGATAATTCCAATCTTAAAATCCACTCCTGTCTCCTTTTATGTAATTATAAGCAACTTGAGCGGCTTCGGCATTGGGCTTGCCTAATTTTGAACCGAACCTGTTTTCTATTTCTTTTTTAATCGATTCTATGCTGACATCTCCGCTTATTGCAGAAAAAGCGCCAAGTAAAGTCGTATTGGCAATCGGTTTATTTAAAATCTTAAGGGCAATTTTTAATGCTGGAAATAAGACAACATTTTCTTCGCTAACCCCGCCAAGTTCATTAATAACATCTTTTATACCGGCTTCCGAATTTATCAACATTTTTCCGTTTTCCCTGAGCCCCTTATAAACTGGGACAGACTTAAGGAGGGTTATATCCTGAACAATGACATAATTTGGATCGTATATTTGATGCCTTGTCCTGATAGGTTTATCTGAAAATCTTGCAAAAGCTTGAACAGGAGCGCCCGTCCTTTCCGACCCGAAGGATGGAAATGCCTGGCAATAATTTCCGTCGTCAAAAAAGCTGAGGGCAAGAATGGATGCCATTGTAACGGAACCCTGGCCGCCTCTGCCATGTATTCTGATTTCTTTCATCATAAAATTTTTCCTTTTTTATTCGAATAAGTAGGGACAGGCTTAAGCCTGTCCCTACTTATTCGAATATATGAAATGAATTAAA from Candidatus Acidulodesulfobacterium ferriphilum encodes the following:
- a CDS encoding histidinol-phosphate transaminase, with the translated sequence MKSFNVKAPDYIYKINPYIPGKPIEEVEREKGIKNIVKLASNENPSCPSQGALKSIKSCLKNLNRYPDGSGFYLKEELVHFFKAAGVKSDKLKPENFILGNGSNELIDIAVRTFCKRNENLIAPFPSFVAYYLAGEQLGLKLKISKLKDYALNLDDMYKLIDDKTKVIFISNPNNPTGTFFSNRIIKDFIKKVKDNILVIIDEAYIEYMGKSLIDETDIADFPNVIVLRTFSKVYGLAGLRVGYGIGHKDLISLMDRVREPFNVNSLSLAGAQAALKDKEYVKKVVETNEAEKNYLYSALGILGIEFVETGANFILVKLKGRKAADIYEKLLNMGIIIRPMDRFGYDDMVRITIGTRRENIRLIKALGKVI
- the porA gene encoding pyruvate ferredoxin oxidoreductase; translated protein: MKKVLEGSMAISDGVRMTEPHVISAYPITPQTHIVEHLSQMVADGDLKAEFIMVESEHSAASVVLGASACGVRTYTATASQGLLYMEEVIYNIAGMRLPVVLTIANRAVSAPINIWNDMQDAMAIRDTGAITLIAENNQEAYDMHIQAFKIAENPDVMLPVTVNVDGFVLTHTFEVVETIDSIEKVREYLPPLNMEYKLDVDNPYSFGTLGEPSVYMESRYNLSNAVNNSKRYIIQAAQEYKEMFGKFQGALIDAYKMDDAKIVIVAMGSVLGTIKDVVDELRESGKKIGVLKVRSFRPFPEDEIADALQNAQNVIVIEKAISLGKGGILSMEIRDVLYKHKMTSISVNGYTIGLGGRDITPKNIYDLVMRAEKEENVDGEFVGLSQQYL
- a CDS encoding bifunctional methylenetetrahydrofolate dehydrogenase/methenyltetrahydrofolate cyclohydrolase (catalyzes the formation of 5,10-methenyltetrahydrofolate from 5,10-methylenetetrahydrofolate and subsequent formation of 10-formyltetrahydrofolate from 5,10-methenyltetrahydrofolate), which produces MTSNNYINNNSCYDKFKEKIIDGRLIAGELESSVALKVSGLKKAGIVPLIAVILVGENKASVIYVRNKERAAERCGILSQKFIYPEGLTEKELLNKIEELNNDPLVHGILVQLPLPPHINAKAVMDAICPNKDVDGFHPLNVGKIFTENSPFYPCTPYGIIKMLDYYDISVKGENCVIIGQSNIVGKPLAIMLINRLATVVSLNIFTKDIKCFTKGADILISAAGKANLIDDSYLKDDAVVIDVGISRLDGHICGDVNFEKVISKVSKITPVPGGVGPVTVSVLMENTAKAAMLSNKIDENI
- a CDS encoding 4Fe-4S dicluster domain-containing protein, with the translated sequence MDFKIGIIALPGAALSNKTGSFANENPVFKQEKCTGCNLCIYFCPEGVVYGDKKTKIYDYDADYCKGCGICAEECPVDDIDMVLIEK
- a CDS encoding prephenate dehydrogenase/arogenate dehydrogenase family protein, with protein sequence MFKEISIIGLGFMGASIAGAVKTIHPEIKISGYDIIQKKIDYCLSSGIIDYAMDFNMDAHKNPCYGNSLDDLTSLVILCTTPKAILTLFDRYKTFFENAPFITDIGSVKSVITHNAEIKNFKNFVGSHPICGSDKSGPENADFNLFKNKNCVVIKEDSDLADKTRTDKVEAVAKFWKMLKMNVVYLAADFHDNIVAYTSHLPHLIAFVLSDTVLSFIQRGKESGNGTFSLIGSGFRDSTRIASSSPDIWTDIFLMNNENIAASLEDFIASANILKGFLETGDEEGLKNIITKIADSRKKI
- a CDS encoding pyruvate ferredoxin oxidoreductase subunit gamma, producing MKEIRIHGRGGQGSVTMASILALSFFDDGNYCQAFPSFGSERTGAPVQAFARFSDKPIRTRHQIYDPNYVIVQDITLLKSVPVYKGLRENGKMLINSEAGIKDVINELGGVSEENVVLFPALKIALKILNKPIANTTLLGAFSAISGDVSIESIKKEIENRFGSKLGKPNAEAAQVAYNYIKGDRSGF
- a CDS encoding 5,10-methylenetetrahydrofolate reductase yields the protein MIVTKQKELEDIIKKIRGSVFIFGCGICSDTSRTGGPKEVAAMKGILEDKNISVNGTYVIDAMCHLQKVRKAVRDNKEFVAKSASILVLSCGSGVQSAVNALDDSKMVISGVDTMFLGNIENLSSLKEMCSLCGKCVLNETGGICPVTLCPKGLLNGPCGGMKNYKCEVDENLDCAWVKIYERAVIQNTTADIKKIAKPKDYSVKKPAASVKFTGSHK
- the aroF gene encoding 3-deoxy-7-phosphoheptulonate synthase — translated: MILVLKKGATEQQVKYILDKIDQAGLKPHISEGADVTIIGCIGHEDAVKAFFEEAEALPGVDKAIRISKPYKLASKEIGKERTVIKVGNIEIGGNKIIVIAGPCAVETLENVTEIAENIKTAGASVLRGGAFKPRTSPYTFQGLGEEGLKYLSEARRKTGLLVATEVMDPRDLDLVCSYADIIQIGARNMQNFRLLQEVGKVKKPVILKRGLCSTIQEFLMSAEYIMSNGNLDVILCERGIRTYETSTRNTLDLSAVPVLKRLSHLPVIVDPSHAAGVWYYVEPLSLAAIAVGADGLMIEVHPVPEKAFSDGAQSLKYNTFSELLDRGRLVAEAVNRSM
- a CDS encoding pyruvate ferredoxin oxidoreductase yields the protein MLTKEETHTELFTMGHTGCSGCAQSMAVKLILEVLGKNTIATAATGCLEVFSTRYPESSWRIPWIHSLFENSAAVASGIEAALKAMGKKDDITVIAQGGDGGTADIGLQALSGMFERNHDVLYICYDNGAYMNTGYQRSGLTPFDAYTTTSPSGKKSFGNSRPKKYMPEIAMAHRIPYTAVASAGYPIDLQKKVKKAKSIKGAKYLQIDVPCVPGWKYEPRYSVKIAQLAVQTGLYPLFEAEYDRIISVKKISKKIPVEEYLKLQGRFKHLFKDEAGKTEIEKIQKIADENIARYGLI